The Microbacterium foliorum genome has a window encoding:
- a CDS encoding transcriptional regulator — MSESGSRPHPRTRLDDNFASPIRFSLLASLGDGVELDFAALREILQCGDSPLSKAISHLQAAEYVVARKGSLGNRPRTWVHSTAAGRAAFAGHLQALREIVALGGGPSL, encoded by the coding sequence GTGAGTGAGAGCGGGTCCCGGCCGCACCCGCGGACCAGGCTCGACGACAATTTCGCGTCGCCGATCCGGTTCTCGCTTCTTGCATCGCTCGGCGACGGCGTCGAACTGGATTTCGCGGCGTTGCGCGAGATCCTCCAGTGCGGTGACTCACCGTTGAGCAAGGCCATCTCGCACCTTCAGGCGGCGGAGTACGTCGTCGCCCGCAAGGGCAGCCTCGGCAATCGCCCCCGCACGTGGGTCCATTCGACAGCGGCCGGTCGCGCGGCTTTCGCCGGCCACCTCCAGGCGCTGCGGGAGATCGTCGCGCTCGGCGGGGGTCCCTCGCTCTGA